From Halomicrobium salinisoli, the proteins below share one genomic window:
- a CDS encoding DUF1109 domain-containing protein — protein sequence MDFEFDSGKLLYAIGVALAIASLVYFMRDLVFGLSITVKAALLFLAFAAFFVAGVATERDVLDAVAFALAGGAYLVGLGYVVNNYPIEDTGTFLLLAVSAALFVGLGYLLREREFALPVRTAASVVAVLAVVSLVLVGADAVGGGVTYDLETNESVTVEPPTGEYPDNHVPGVEKRVGTLTATNEFVFRRALDPPRVEACVVDDDGVVQRHAGVSLSTPGERYGHPQSIGGGATVPMHLTLHLDRDRNQTAPVTYAVERAGACPTDVDELTVAIVVDPDDEFGPRALRL from the coding sequence ATGGACTTCGAGTTCGACAGCGGGAAACTCCTCTACGCGATCGGCGTCGCACTGGCCATCGCCTCGCTGGTCTACTTCATGCGCGACCTGGTGTTCGGGCTGTCGATCACCGTCAAGGCCGCCCTGCTGTTCCTCGCGTTCGCCGCGTTCTTCGTCGCTGGCGTGGCGACCGAGCGGGACGTCCTCGACGCGGTCGCCTTCGCCCTCGCCGGCGGGGCCTACCTCGTCGGCCTCGGGTACGTCGTCAACAACTATCCGATCGAGGACACGGGCACGTTCCTGCTGCTGGCGGTCTCCGCGGCGCTGTTCGTCGGCCTCGGCTACCTCCTGCGCGAGCGCGAGTTCGCCCTGCCGGTCCGAACCGCGGCGTCGGTCGTCGCCGTCCTGGCGGTCGTGAGCCTCGTACTCGTCGGCGCCGACGCCGTCGGCGGCGGCGTGACCTACGACCTGGAGACCAACGAGTCGGTCACGGTCGAGCCGCCGACCGGGGAGTACCCGGACAACCACGTCCCGGGCGTCGAGAAGCGGGTCGGGACGCTCACGGCGACCAACGAGTTCGTCTTCCGCCGCGCGCTCGATCCGCCCCGGGTGGAGGCGTGCGTGGTCGACGACGACGGCGTCGTCCAGCGTCACGCCGGCGTCTCGCTCAGCACGCCGGGCGAACGGTACGGCCACCCGCAGAGCATCGGCGGCGGCGCGACGGTCCCGATGCACCTCACGCTCCACCTCGACCGCGACCGGAACCAGACCGCGCCGGTGACCTACGCCGTCGAGCGGGCCGGGGCGTGTCCGACTGACGTCGACGAACTCACCGTGGCGATCGTCGTCGATCCGGACGACGAATTCGGCCCCCGGGCCCTGCGGCTGTAG
- a CDS encoding replication factor A (Replication protein A protects and stabilize the intermediate ssDNA that is generated by the unwinding action of a DNA helicase at the replication fork. In addition, SSBs prevent the formation of secondary structures by single-stranded template DNA.), translated as MTDLRTQADEIHEQFSDQLDLSVDEVEERLDTLVNEYKVPVSEARRSVVSTYLDEAGMDRDQLSGGDNDRVQVTDVDAPEEWVDIKAKVVDLWDATADAVAQVGLLGDETGTIKFTKWSKSDLPELEEGKVYDLRNVVTDEYEGRFSVKLNRTTTIEELDEDIEVGDDSIEVEGALVDIQSGSGLIKRCPEEDCTRVLQNGRCSEHGEVEGEFDLRIKGVLDDGSDVTEVIFDEEATEALTGITLEEAQEMAMDALDTTVVADEMREKVLGRYYRVTGPTFGRYVLADEQELLDDPVDPEATLIKARSI; from the coding sequence ATGACGGATTTGCGTACACAAGCGGACGAGATACACGAGCAGTTCTCCGATCAGCTAGACCTGAGCGTCGACGAGGTCGAGGAGCGCCTGGACACGCTGGTCAACGAGTACAAGGTGCCCGTCAGCGAGGCGCGCCGCAGCGTCGTCAGCACGTACCTCGACGAGGCGGGCATGGACCGCGACCAGCTCTCCGGTGGCGACAACGACCGGGTGCAGGTCACCGACGTCGACGCCCCTGAGGAGTGGGTCGACATCAAAGCCAAGGTCGTCGACCTCTGGGACGCGACGGCGGACGCCGTCGCGCAGGTCGGCCTGCTCGGCGACGAGACGGGTACGATCAAGTTCACCAAGTGGTCGAAGTCCGACCTCCCCGAACTCGAGGAGGGGAAGGTCTACGACCTCCGGAACGTCGTCACCGACGAGTACGAGGGTCGCTTCTCGGTGAAGCTCAACCGGACGACCACCATCGAGGAACTGGACGAGGACATCGAGGTCGGCGACGACAGCATCGAGGTCGAGGGCGCCCTCGTCGACATCCAGTCCGGTTCCGGCCTGATCAAGCGCTGCCCCGAGGAGGACTGCACGCGCGTCCTCCAGAACGGCCGCTGTTCGGAGCACGGTGAGGTCGAGGGCGAGTTCGACCTCCGGATCAAGGGCGTGCTCGACGACGGCAGCGACGTGACCGAGGTCATCTTCGACGAAGAGGCCACCGAGGCCCTGACCGGCATCACCCTCGAGGAGGCCCAGGAGATGGCCATGGACGCCCTGGACACGACCGTCGTGGCCGACGAGATGCGCGAGAAGGTTCTGGGGCGCTACTACCGCGTCACCGGTCCGACCTTCGGTCGCTACGTGCTGGCCGAC
- a CDS encoding TRAM domain-containing protein, with amino-acid sequence MANCPLADECPEFTERIEGMGCTHYGDRGGKEWCKHYNQPIEDLKSQPVQPGEEVVVEVEDIHESGAGVGRTGDGFIIMVDGVLPPAKARVKVTKVRSNHARAEELERLELDEDEGDEADDADADDADEDADGASADEDGEPDRQRLGSRDNFWG; translated from the coding sequence ATGGCTAACTGTCCACTCGCGGACGAGTGCCCCGAGTTCACCGAGCGGATCGAGGGCATGGGCTGCACCCACTACGGCGACCGGGGTGGCAAGGAGTGGTGCAAGCACTACAACCAGCCCATCGAGGACCTCAAGAGCCAGCCGGTCCAGCCCGGCGAGGAGGTCGTCGTCGAGGTCGAGGACATCCACGAGAGCGGCGCCGGCGTCGGCCGGACGGGCGACGGGTTCATCATCATGGTGGACGGCGTCCTCCCGCCGGCGAAGGCCCGCGTCAAGGTCACGAAGGTGCGGTCCAACCACGCCCGCGCCGAGGAACTGGAGCGCCTGGAACTCGACGAGGACGAGGGCGACGAGGCCGACGACGCGGACGCCGACGACGCCGACGAGGACGCGGACGGAGCGTCCGCCGACGAAGACGGCGAGCCCGACCGCCAGCGCCTCGGCAGCCGCGACAACTTCTGGGGCTGA
- a CDS encoding DUF7091 family protein encodes MDDDTERVQRFIRSTLRSVGRQLEEAKVAYTDAKRSALADLPQNDDGKARIVCRRHAERRAVRLDDQARPACFDPDHPDCQGCAEDVRDGTVETW; translated from the coding sequence ATGGACGACGACACCGAGCGCGTCCAGCGATTCATCCGCTCGACGCTCCGCTCGGTTGGTCGCCAGCTCGAGGAGGCGAAGGTGGCCTACACGGACGCCAAGCGCTCGGCCCTGGCCGACCTGCCCCAGAACGACGACGGCAAGGCCCGCATCGTCTGCCGCCGCCACGCCGAACGCCGCGCCGTCCGCCTCGACGACCAGGCCCGGCCCGCCTGCTTCGACCCCGACCACCCCGACTGCCAGGGCTGTGCCGAAGACGTCCGCGACGGGACCGTGGAGACCTGGTGA